The nucleotide sequence CATCGTGGCCATCCAGAGTGCAGAGAAGAAGTTCCCGGTTGCCCCTTACGTGTCGACCCAACGATCGGGTTGCACGAAACAGTTGGGAGATGGACGAACATAGTTTGACAAAACCCTATGGATTTGATGTGAGAACCGACGACACGATCCACTATTCAGATGAATCAGTAGAAGCATACTAGCATCCACAGTAGGCAGCAATATCTGGATCTGTACATCCTCACATTCACGTTGAtgatacggatgatgaagaaattctcGTCAAAATAAAAAATCAGTGTCTCGACGTTCAGACTGAGCCTGGGCTGCCAAAATAGTGACCTCTAACCTCATTCATTTGTATTACAATAGTTACCCTAATGAGAAACCATGCAGAATTTACAACACTTAAAACTAACACTAGAGAGTAAACCTGTGAAATCAACTGATTAGTAGGCAATCTCCAAGTAAATATAAAACCCAACAGATCTCCAAACAAGTATGACGGTCTGAACAACGACTGTTAGATTTAGCAGCATGTGCCTGCCTGCTGCCGGAAAAAAACTGCTTCAGAAGTGAACTTGAACTTCGCTGTATGTGATTATTTCATCTCAAGCTCCAATGAATAGTTTTGTCATCTCATGATCTTATCACCCCTCGTGTTACCTTCTGCGTTTCGACTTTGACAGTATTGCTGATAGTCTTTCTTTTGCAGTGGTGAAACCTGTGGGCTGCTTCCGAGAGCCCCTCTTCCTTTTCCTTCTTCCCGTTCTGCCTGCAAGACGCTGGCGGCGTATCTCAGGATCTGCCCAACCCCTGCCCCACTCCGAGGAGGAAGAGAAGGACTTTGGGTTACTAATCGCCAGTAATGTAGCGGCATCAGGGTATGCATATAAGCCTTCCTCGTCTGGTTGTAAACTCAGAAAATTTAATCCAGCTCTTGTCAGCTCTGGATGCTGGATTAGAACACGAGGCTGCAAGAGGGTCCATTAATCAGCTGTGATAAACGCAAACTGATGTCTAGCAAATAAACTAATGAATGACTGTGCCACAACAGCTCAGGGTGGCATAATAAAGTACCAACAAATAAGTAATGCAGTGTTAAACCATAACAAATTCGACATAAATTATGGCACTAACATTTACTATATTCCTTGCATCACATAGGTTTGCCGTGTTTTCAAGATTAGAATTAATGCAGCATAATTCTATCCTGAATTGCGTACTGAAGGGctgaaagaaaaataataatagaaCAAAGTGCGCAGACAAGCTTGTGAGATGACTGGAAAATGGTACCAGGAGTATTTTCTTAGCCTTTTAGTTCACCTTCAATAGTGTTTTACATACCAGGTAGCATCACTGATATGCTGTAGCCTGTCACCTGGCATCAAGCGTTACACGGTAtggtggtactccctccgtcccaaaataagtgtttcaactttgtgctaactttagtacaaagttgaactaaggttgagacacttattttgggacggagggggtaTTGATATATGACAGTGAATCTAGAAGTTAAGTTATGTACTCGCTAATGTACTAGTGTGAATCTGTTGTCAGTAAGAGTTCTGCTATCGCTATACCAGTGCGCAGACTTGATCTCAGATACCAGCAAAATGTTTCCTTGTTATGGTCGTGAAATGAATAATTGAAATTAATGGAATCACTACATCTGTAAGCAAAAAGATCTGAAGTACACAAAAGAGAAACCAAATTAGAGGCTTCGAGCTGTAGCCTTTCGGATAAAAATGGTAAACCAAGACAGTGGCACCTGATCTAATTATGGTGAACAAGGACGTACAAAACGAATATTAGTAATCTCTGAGCATCCGCATACTGTGCCACGAAAGGTTAAAAATACCCTTTTCTTGTTACCAGAAGGATAAACATAGATATGGTACTGTGGGTATGGCATATCAGATACCCACCCCAACTTTAACATCCAAAGAATGGAAGACCACCAGGTGGTCTTGTAAAGAATGCAGAAAAGAAGTGCAAATCGAGATTCTGTTTATGCACAATCAGAATATGTCATGCATTCTCCATTACCTTAAGATTCATGAAATAGGTAACGACAAGTTACTGCATCATAGATTTACTGGGCTTACTATGAAATATTACTTTATTTTTTTGCGAGTAACTATGAAATATTATTGGTGGTATTGCATTCAGGTGGTAAATGAACCCAAGTGAACTGAAGTTACTTGACATATCATAAAAGTGATATGCTAGCTTAAGATTCTACTGTGGACTGTGGTTGGTTGGCAATGAAATCCGCCAGCAGCCTATAATTGGTCTCCATTGGTGATTAaataaaaagggcagcccggtgcatgtaacTCCCACTTGCGCAGAGTCCGGGTAAGGGTCCGACTattggtgattaaataaataaataaattggcATGTTCTTGTTTCCGAAATTTAACATATTTTGGGTTTAAAATTAGTAACTGGTCATTTGGTAACATGCTAATTTGGGTGATAATCAATGACAAATGACAGGCTACTTTTTAGGATTTTAATATCTGAGCTCATTAGATCTAAAGTGATTGAATGCAATGTGCAGATGGTAGTTCCCTAGAGATGAAGGATAATTTTTTTTGTCAGTAATATTACTAGCTTAGTTAACACTTAAATATGTCGATGGTGTGTAGCACTGTAGCATCCTTGAAATATGTCTGACTTTCACTTGAACAATCAAGAAACTGATTTAACATGACCAGGTAAATCACTTGCCCGCAAGCAAACATGTGTCCAACAtcatgtcaaaaagaacttttcgCTATTACTATTTCAATCTTAGTTTGCCCATCACGTGAATGCAACAAATCTAAAAGTGAGGCACAATGGAGTAACATCAATTTGTTTTTTAGGGAAGGAGTAGGGAGACAACCTCATCATGTAAGCATTGCAACATTCACACCAGTAATAAATTACTACTGCATCAAACTACTGAAATAAATTGCTTACAATTTCAGCTGCTTCCTGTATGTATCCCATGTCCTCTAAAATACGAGCAAGCCCTTGCCACCATATCTTGTCTGTCATGGCAAACCTAGGAATCTAAAACTAAATATTAGTCATGAGAACAGATTTGAGGACTGGAATTTTTAAACTTGTACGAATGGAAGTGAAAAGTGAAAGATAATTTAAGTACTTGTGTTGCGCATGCATGGTGAAGCTTAAGACAAGAAGTCTTTGTTTAGAGCTCCCAGTTTGAAAAAAAAAATAGATGAAGAAATGCATTAGAACACAAACCTTCTCTCTTATATAACTGACTGCCATTCTGAAATCAGGCACCGCCCCAATATTTCGCCTTCCAGATGTATAACAGTCTGTACTGTTGTAGTCCATGCCTTCAGTTGCCTGTCCCTGGATGCATGTTAAAGATTACTCAAAGTACCAACAGTATCAAATGTTCAAAGGTACTAGCAAAATATAAGTCAAAATTACATTGCAAAGACCAAAATCATCCCAATTCCTTGTCCTATACATTTTCCTATACAGGGACATCCCATGGGAAGGTACTGTGGATAAACTATGTAAAGAAAAACAGGGGAAAATATGGACATTCTTGCATCTTACATTTGTAACATGTTGTCACGACCTAGGTTATGGAGGGGATGATCGTGGGTGTTAGGAGGGCAAGGGCGAGAAAGTTTAGGCTTGGGTGCCATGATCCTTTGGGTGATAGATCTGTTATGGGGGTAAACCCTCCCCTTTTCTCTGTTTATTTCGTTGACAGCTGATTACACCCTAATTGCCTAGCTTTATAGCACAGGCTTTGTCGTTGTTGCTATAGCACAGCTTGGCGGTAGTTTAGGAAAGATATGAACCAGCTCAAACTAGGAAAGATCTACACAGATTCTGAATTAACCCAACTAGACTTGGAAACCAATAAAGACCTATAGGCTGGGTCCAGGATTCCATGGAGTCACACATATGTCTATATATCCACTGCTTAGCCAGGCTAGCTATAGACTAATGTAAATAAATCCCTCCATGAAAGTTCCTTGCCCAACAGAAATAAAAAATGACACCACCGCTGATATGCAAACCAGTTCTAATAATAAAAATAACTCTAGTATCCCTTTAACACTAAGTTTGTAAGTCAAAAGCATCAGAAAAGTAGACCCTGACACTACCACAATGGAATGGGATTATAAGATCTGTGGTAAATCATGCATAATTTGATCCCATTTGTGCTTTTCTTTATTGAAAATGTATCACTAGAGCAAGCAACTTAATACACTTCCTCAACTACTGAATTAGTATGTCATATTCCTTAAGACAGGAGGGTGGTGAGACCACACCTTTCTGTTGAAACAGAATCTCTTGTTTGAACTATCAAGGGAGAATGATCACAAACCTCTAAAGATggtaaaacagaaaacagaaacctTTATATGCTACTGAGATATTAGAGTGGATACAATTGTAATAGACATCGCATTTATCAGCTGTTCAGCACTAGAGTAGGATATGGACATATGTTAGGTACTCACAGCTTGAGCTTGGAGCACATTCATGAACACAACTGCTTCTTCCTTGAAATCATGCATTTCAGGAGGGCCATTAATACAGACGTCACACCTGAGGTGAAAACCAAGTCAGATAGACACTCACATAACTACTGGTTGAAATAAAGTTAAAATGAGGAATTTAATTCATGCCACAGACGAAAATGTAAGTTTTAAAGAGATCCTTGTTGAATCACTGACATCTAGGCCTGAGCCCCACATGTCCCTGTCAAGGAAAGTGGTAGTTCTTGGACTTTATTTTTATTAGAAGAATGCCTGATACAAGTAATCTAGGCTGCAGACGGCTTTAACTTCTGTTTAAAGTCAAACTTTCTTAAGTTTGAACAAGTTAACAGAAAAATAACATCTACTGTACCAAATAAATACAATGTTAATACATATATTCTTAATAGattgatttggtattgtagatgttgatgttTCTTTTCTGTAAACATGGTCAAATTTAATAAGGTTGACTTCATACAAAAGTTAAATGACTTGTCTTTTAGGAACAAGGGAGTAGTATCTTTTATTTCTAAATTATACCATATAGTACTACTAAATACCCACGAAACTGGAAGAAGCATGTGCTTATTTCATTTAAATAAGGGGAAGATGCATGGAGAAAGTAGAAAAGTACATTTCGCATCCGTCGGAACCAAATTCCTCACCAAAGTACTTTACTAGTATTTTGGCTCTACATGTTGAAGTGTTCAAAGCATAGCTGCAATATAGAAAATTTACATAGCGATTAAGTCACGAGAATTAATGAATATACGTTTTAGGCCATCGCCAGGGTTTGAATTTATGGTTCTGAGACATACTGAAAGCAATCCCGTAGCATTCTATATGCTGCCCTTGTCTGTTCGTCGCTTCTTTTGTTAGGAAGCAGTGTCGGTGTTCTCATGGAATTACAATATAAAGCTGCCAATAAATAAACAATGTAAAGAAACAAGTGAAATTGTGCAGAGAGGAATAAAGCAAGCTTCATAACTAAGGATAAAAATAGTGCTTGATACCAAAAGCTTTGGGGTCCAATATGTACTTTATATTAGACAAATACACAACAATGAACTTTTCGCGTGAAGGCCCACTAAAATCTACTGACAGTAATATTGCTTTATAATAATTTAACATCCTTTGCTTTGACAAAAAAAAAGATCCAAGCCAATAAAAAATCAGGATTGGCAGTCGACAGTCGGACCGGCTGAACCACTAGTTGAACAACCAAACTGGTGAATCAATTCATGTCCAGTTCACTCACCATCCCGGATTTTAGAACTGGTTGCAAGTAAGGATATACAATACATATAAATACTCTCTAGTTAGCATATGATTCATCATTTTCTTCATTGCGTCCAGAAACAAGCTAAACAACATTACAGCAAGTATGAAGTATAAGAACTCACTGCAATCTGACAACTTTCCATCTCTACCAGCACGACCAGCTTCTTGATAATACGCTTCCAAACTCTGGATAACAAGGGCCAAGAGAACTTCAGACACAAAGAATAAACACAACCAAAAGTTAACACTTCTGAAAAAAAAAAAGTTAACCCAACTTGGATGTATTTGAACTAGCGAAAGAGAGTAATTAAATTAGTCTTTCTGCATGATATTAGATTGTTAGGTCAGTAATCAACCTGGGACTGATTTTTCAGTGTTGTGGTTCACTAACCAATCAGCGGTTGTAAATTTCAAGCTTGGCATGCCGACATGCGACATATATGTTAATACGTATAAGCTCTAAATGACTTGTTCTGCCTAACATCCACACTATCAGAGCTTGTCGCCAAAAAAAAGCACTATCAGAGCAGGTCTTTGGATGCATGACATATGAGCCTTCTAGGTATTTGTTAGTGATAACATTTTTCTGTGTATATCAGAAGTCCAGAACAACAAAGTCATGCATTTTTCACAGAGACATACACGCATGTCGACAGCAAAATAGTGTTCAGAAGGTACTACACCACTGGAGGCCAAACTAACCTGCGGTAAACCGTAGTGAATAATTCTTCTGACATTTGATTTGTCGATTCCCATGCCAAATGCTATAGTAGCCACAACAACCTGTATAAAGAGGATTAGGTCATTAGAAATAGGCCACAGAGGACTGAAGGGTTCAGCAAAGtttgagagactgaaggaaattatTTGGTGTGCAGGGAACCAGCATTCACTTTTGGCATAAGTGCATGATAGGGTttttgttagagtacgtaatgggcctaatgggcccattagtcttagggttaattagagataagggtcgtttgcttaggggtcaagtaagccttgcttgagagtcaagtaaacctctctatataaagagaggagatgtatcaatctaatcaagcaagaattaagaaggaaatcccttccctcttgcacggccgtgggcaaaaaggcccccggccggccctctcgcgccctccttctagcagcgccataacaatttggtatcagttagcttcggttcgatcatgtcttcaccgccgccaaGTCCGTCTCTTCCGCTGTCGGTCACCATGTCGCCCCCGACGACCTCTGTTTTTAAGGCGTCCCTGAGGCGTCGCTTAGGCGACGCTTTGGCGTCAGGGCGCCCCCAGATGACAAGGCGTCGTACTCGCCTTAGTTTATTGAGTAAGGCGTCCGCCTTGGACTGTAGGGCGTCTGAATCGTCCGCCTTAGCCCCGCCTTGCACGCCTTGGCCCAAATCAGACGCTCTGGTTTGTCAGGCAGGGGAAACAGAGATTCCAGCGGGAAAAACTGGCCCACGCGGGAACACAAGCGCGGGAAATATTGGCCCACGCGCGAACAGTTACAaggaggggaaagagagagagagagagaatcgaaCCAATCGTGCAAATCCTAGTCTCCACGCGAGAGGTCTCTCTCCTGTTTCCTCTGGCGGCGGCTTCCTCCTCAGATCTGCGCCAGCTTCCTCTCCGGCTgcagctcctccccctccccctctccagTTGCAGCTCCTCCCTCTTCTCCTCTGGCGCAACCCTCTTCCACCAGACCAGCACCAGAACAAGGTATGGCTCCTGGCTCCTGTCCGGCTGcagctcctctccctcctcctctggctcttgTCTCTTCTCTTTCTTCCATCCAGCAGCCACACCACCGCTTCTCTCCTTCCCCGTGCTTGATCTGGTTGCTCTAATGCTTTGGTTCTCTCTTTTTCTTTGACAACTGATTGGCCTTCTCTCAGTGTTGCTGCAGTAGCCACTGGTCAGGTGTCCCTGCTCTGATGAATCCTAGGAGAAGAGCTAGATCTGACGATCCAGCTTGGAAGTATGGGCTTTGGCCAGATTTAGAGAGGAAAGATTTACTACAGTGTACATTATGTG is from Triticum aestivum cultivar Chinese Spring chromosome 1B, IWGSC CS RefSeq v2.1, whole genome shotgun sequence and encodes:
- the LOC123112745 gene encoding uncharacterized protein; the encoded protein is MTRRRTRLSLLSKASALDCRASESSALAPPCTPWPKSDALVCQAGETEIPAGKTGPRGNTSAGNIGPRANSYKEGKERERENRTNRANPSLHARGLSPVSSGGGFLLRSAPASSPAAAPPPPPLQLQLLPLLLWRNPLPPDQHQNKCCCSSHWSGVPALMNPRRRARSDDPAWKYGLWPDLERKDLLQCTLCGKIIHAGVKRLKQHLSGGSSDADKCPEASMEVRIEMRNSLNSGKFKATERYIDEEDEAEVQRRRSVMYTR